A single region of the Vicia villosa cultivar HV-30 ecotype Madison, WI linkage group LG4, Vvil1.0, whole genome shotgun sequence genome encodes:
- the LOC131599127 gene encoding uncharacterized protein LOC131599127 yields the protein MRSFVPAIYDITVADPKSTPAPTMLRLLNRKPSVKMIKQKMIKNIGEGKVSESNNGDTVIDIPPDLLITEFEDPIVAIVNSTYPEFTSNSCFYIGGDVRDYFSANSIDKSEFHDVTLVDILTPEFLSSLQTSGLPNHHIKLKVGTPIMVMRNINQYEGLCNGTRLIITKLGGVI from the exons ATGCGCTCATTCGTTCCTGCCATTTATGACATAACAGTGGCTGACCCTAAAAGTACTCCTGCTCCTACAATGCTAAGACTCTTAAATAGGAAACCTTCTGTG AAAATGATAAAACAGAAAATGATAAAAAACATTGGAGAAGGCAAAGTATCCGAATCAAACAATGGTGATACAGTTATTGATATTCCACCAGACCTGTTGATTACAGAATTTGAGGACCCAATCGTAGCAATAGTTAATTCTACATATCCGGAATTTACGAGCAATTCTTGCTTCTACATTGGAG GAGACGTGCGTGATTATTTCAGTGCAAATTCTATTGATAAGTCGGAATTCCACGATGTAACATTGGTTGACATCCTCACCCCAGAATTTCTCAGTTCACTGCAAACATCAGGATTACCTAACCATCATATAAAACTAAAGGTTGGGACACCAATTATGGTCATGAGAAACATCAACCAGTATGAAGGCTTATGTAATGGAACAAGGTTGATAATAACAAAGTTGGGTGGTGTGATTTAA